A part of Gemmatimonadaceae bacterium genomic DNA contains:
- a CDS encoding AAA family ATPase produces MTMQILETARQKVAQLLGGVQFVEEAVVRGERLHNGKCFAVAYVDLADDVVGRAQELREFQERILGEEHFNSPGDLRWNKYIYIVAGPNSVEQPDYQRAKAIIEADEDFARKRVVSEDELASVLGAARYFMPNASSQEFDILGEWGKLLAEARIDGILDRPARTTMLERIGAGQAGREATLKKALSLHPSDKHLHEKWLSSLRVENFRPVHDGKEKFDFGQVTLVTGPNGTGKTSLLEAIEFFYCGQNRRAHTGKATVYGTLWNSDEEHLATTDSSRLRARCLHWYNLDEKYANGLLNGFCRYNFLDTDAAFRVAVDLDPKELPEDLSRLIVGSDASQVWSYVDKLSPEVQAAAERALLYLQNAQKTLEGQQVQLKELQERPSDAKALTEAFRASLPLIGYRGNLATTPFISADEAKPIQAAYSALQVLLAAGPSFTTLASLGERIRAIDEVRRAVEPIDREAKAIYAQISEMEERVSNLDAWAKFLARWAEYVRVRYAPTRDEYLRCRDLVTAVGTKLGAFANFEVPLVDQAYVSVNLVDALNSAIQGVQSASSEVTSLEQLSASFGQAATERARIAQELKAAVLAAFKGGAPATTCPVCKTVHGEAALAAHIEQITTELAQPTELTELAGKLSSARERHKQWLARRAFLEQLQQIARQLLLPLSLTCGEIVDAFSQARRDFEEAKANLQPASEALSRLHQAGMSDEEHNTLLSSAITVPALTQNPYDASVVEAQRNAYLNSATEAREKISSLRAQSELLLRSITQHMAPLFDGGWRTGTSTSAGMTAFSHLRQETLALETQRDELLQYFDIDNQTKLSDVAATLAGSLRALAEAVQAVTREQTASVDISRLQVEIEKQRKLTRELLMRSLNFQAASTALSKLRSELSLESSTAKSLNAIGQEINEAFVRIHSPNEYEYVGSDGVLLQSKETKEVWSLDKVSTGQRAAFALSVFLALNRTAAKAPPVLLIDDPVAHVDDLNALSLLDYLRDLVVTSKKQVFFATADARVAALFTRKFGFLGEDFKRIDLARESQVGAVS; encoded by the coding sequence ATGACTATGCAAATACTCGAAACTGCACGACAGAAGGTCGCTCAGCTGCTGGGAGGCGTCCAATTCGTCGAGGAGGCGGTCGTCCGCGGCGAGCGGCTGCATAACGGAAAATGCTTCGCGGTTGCCTATGTCGACCTTGCAGATGACGTCGTCGGCCGCGCGCAAGAACTGCGTGAGTTCCAAGAACGCATCTTGGGCGAAGAGCACTTCAACTCACCTGGCGACCTCAGGTGGAACAAGTACATCTATATCGTCGCTGGCCCCAACTCTGTTGAACAGCCTGACTACCAGCGTGCAAAGGCAATCATTGAGGCCGACGAGGACTTCGCTAGAAAGCGGGTCGTGTCTGAGGACGAGCTTGCCTCCGTTCTCGGGGCTGCTCGGTACTTCATGCCCAACGCGAGTTCTCAAGAATTCGATATCCTTGGGGAGTGGGGCAAGCTCCTCGCTGAAGCACGCATTGATGGCATTCTCGACCGCCCGGCGAGAACCACCATGCTGGAGCGAATCGGGGCTGGTCAAGCAGGGCGCGAAGCGACGCTGAAGAAGGCGCTAAGCCTGCACCCCTCGGACAAGCATTTACATGAAAAATGGCTGTCGAGTTTGAGGGTGGAGAACTTCCGCCCGGTCCATGACGGAAAGGAAAAATTCGACTTCGGCCAAGTAACGCTTGTCACAGGCCCGAACGGAACCGGCAAGACATCACTGCTTGAAGCTATCGAGTTCTTCTATTGCGGCCAAAACAGGCGCGCCCACACCGGCAAAGCCACGGTGTACGGAACGCTCTGGAACAGCGACGAAGAGCATTTAGCCACCACCGACTCTTCCAGGCTCCGTGCGAGATGTTTACATTGGTATAACCTCGATGAGAAATATGCCAACGGCCTATTGAACGGCTTCTGCAGATACAACTTCTTAGATACTGATGCCGCATTCCGTGTGGCAGTCGACCTCGACCCTAAGGAGTTGCCTGAAGACCTTAGCCGGCTGATTGTTGGCTCAGATGCGTCGCAGGTTTGGTCTTACGTTGATAAGCTGTCTCCGGAAGTCCAAGCCGCAGCTGAACGCGCGCTCCTGTACCTTCAAAATGCCCAGAAAACTCTCGAAGGCCAGCAGGTACAACTTAAGGAATTGCAAGAGCGTCCATCGGATGCCAAGGCGCTCACCGAAGCGTTTCGGGCAAGCCTTCCTCTGATTGGTTATCGAGGCAATCTGGCAACGACACCGTTCATCTCCGCGGATGAGGCTAAACCAATACAAGCCGCATATTCCGCACTGCAAGTCTTACTCGCGGCAGGGCCCTCGTTCACAACGCTGGCATCCCTTGGGGAGCGAATCCGTGCCATCGATGAAGTACGTAGGGCAGTTGAGCCGATCGATAGGGAAGCAAAGGCCATCTATGCGCAAATTTCAGAAATGGAGGAGCGGGTATCCAACCTTGACGCTTGGGCAAAATTCCTAGCCCGGTGGGCCGAATATGTTCGAGTTCGATATGCGCCCACTCGTGACGAGTACCTCCGCTGCCGTGATTTAGTAACTGCCGTCGGCACCAAGCTTGGCGCCTTTGCAAACTTCGAAGTACCGTTGGTGGACCAAGCATACGTATCCGTCAACTTGGTGGACGCACTGAATAGTGCGATTCAGGGCGTGCAATCGGCTTCAAGCGAGGTTACATCACTCGAGCAATTGAGCGCTTCGTTTGGCCAAGCAGCGACAGAGCGAGCCCGGATCGCTCAAGAGCTCAAAGCTGCCGTGCTTGCTGCCTTCAAAGGTGGTGCTCCTGCGACTACTTGTCCGGTCTGCAAAACGGTTCATGGTGAAGCAGCGCTAGCTGCACACATTGAGCAAATCACCACTGAACTGGCACAACCAACCGAATTGACAGAACTAGCGGGAAAGCTCAGCTCTGCGCGAGAGAGGCATAAGCAATGGCTGGCCCGGAGAGCGTTTCTGGAGCAACTCCAGCAGATTGCTCGTCAGTTGTTGCTCCCGCTCTCTCTGACTTGCGGCGAAATTGTGGACGCATTTTCCCAGGCTCGCCGTGACTTCGAAGAAGCAAAAGCGAATCTGCAACCAGCATCTGAGGCGTTGAGCAGACTGCACCAAGCCGGAATGTCGGACGAAGAGCATAACACCCTGCTCTCGTCTGCAATCACTGTTCCGGCGTTGACTCAAAATCCATACGATGCTTCCGTCGTAGAAGCGCAACGCAACGCATATCTGAATTCGGCAACGGAGGCCCGTGAAAAAATCTCCTCCCTTCGCGCGCAAAGCGAGCTGCTATTGAGGAGTATTACTCAGCATATGGCGCCACTCTTCGATGGCGGATGGCGTACCGGGACGTCGACGTCCGCAGGTATGACGGCTTTTTCCCATCTAAGGCAAGAGACGCTTGCACTTGAAACACAGCGCGATGAACTGCTTCAATACTTTGATATTGACAACCAGACAAAACTATCGGATGTCGCCGCAACACTCGCTGGTTCACTTAGAGCGCTTGCTGAGGCCGTTCAGGCCGTAACTCGCGAGCAAACAGCGTCGGTAGACATCTCCCGACTGCAGGTCGAAATTGAAAAACAGAGAAAACTTACACGTGAGCTTTTGATGCGGAGCTTAAATTTCCAGGCTGCATCTACAGCACTTAGCAAGTTGCGATCAGAACTCTCGCTGGAAAGCTCAACAGCCAAATCGCTGAACGCTATTGGGCAAGAAATTAACGAAGCATTTGTTCGAATTCACTCTCCAAATGAGTACGAGTATGTGGGCAGCGACGGAGTACTACTTCAGTCAAAGGAAACTAAAGAGGTCTGGTCACTCGACAAGGTAAGTACTGGTCAGCGTGCCGCGTTCGCACTTTCCGTATTTTTGGCACTGAATCGAACTGCCGCGAAAGCGCCCCCGGTACTTCTGATTGACGACCCGGTGGCCCACGTAGATGATCTGAACGCGTTGTCGCTCCTTGACTACTTGCGTGATTTAGTGGTCACTTCGAAGAAGCAGGTTTTTTTTGCGACAGCGGACGCAAGAGTCGCGGCCCTCTTTACCCGCAAGTTCGGTTTCCTCGGTGAGGACTTCAAGCGAATCGACTTGGCGCGGGAATCCCAAGTGGGAGCAGTGAGTTGA
- a CDS encoding GntR family transcriptional regulator has protein sequence MAEGDNADVEARIYRAVFDSVMSQRLKPGTKLPEAPLCELFKVSRSVVRKVLQKLAHDHIVQLRPNRGAIVAVPTREETRQIFEARRALEAAIVRLVAERATARDLKGLREQLRAEHEAMHRFDQPAWARLASAYHLRLAELSGNEILQRYLQEIVSRCSLIVAVHQPPGNAACEHDEHERIVDCIAKGDAEGAVKLMDQHLRELEEHLMLVSPGDEKSLAKLLGLG, from the coding sequence GTGGCCGAGGGCGACAACGCGGATGTGGAGGCCCGCATCTACCGCGCCGTCTTCGACAGCGTGATGAGCCAGCGCCTCAAGCCCGGCACCAAGCTGCCCGAGGCGCCGCTGTGCGAACTGTTCAAGGTGAGCCGCTCGGTGGTGCGCAAGGTGCTGCAAAAGCTCGCACATGACCACATCGTGCAGCTGCGCCCCAACCGCGGCGCCATCGTGGCCGTGCCCACACGCGAGGAGACGCGCCAGATCTTCGAAGCCCGCCGCGCGCTGGAAGCCGCCATCGTGCGCCTGGTGGCCGAACGCGCCACCGCACGCGACCTCAAGGGCCTGCGCGAACAGCTGCGCGCCGAACACGAGGCCATGCACCGCTTCGACCAGCCCGCCTGGGCCCGCTTGGCCAGCGCCTACCACCTGCGCCTGGCCGAACTCTCAGGCAACGAGATCCTGCAGCGCTACCTGCAGGAAATCGTCTCGCGCTGCTCCCTCATCGTCGCCGTGCACCAGCCCCCGGGCAATGCGGCCTGCGAACACGACGAGCACGAACGCATCGTCGACTGCATCGCCAAGGGCGACGCCGAAGGCGCGGTCAAGCTCATGGACCAGCACCTGCGTGAGCTGGAAGAGCACCTGATGCTGGTGTCGCCGGGGGATGAGAAGAGTCTGGCGAAGTTGTTGGGATTGGGGTGA